In Stieleria varia, one genomic interval encodes:
- a CDS encoding YqgE/AlgH family protein, translated as MKTNLSGRLLIASPYLSDPNFMRSVVLIIRHDVEGAFGLLINRPTLRRFRELVEMNLSTGSVREDDFIFQGGPVDGPLLALHDLAGVGEPCGQAEPKNDAEFYGPMESHSQGAKHTVFDHPAEPWGSMSIELGNPPAWITGDDDHLRILLRRPDARVRYVHQYSGWGPGQLEDELEMGGWLIGDATADLIFGNVDEIWETAVKRCGHEILASISPGIRFVDPIVN; from the coding sequence ATGAAAACGAATTTGAGCGGTCGTCTACTCATCGCCTCGCCTTACTTGAGCGATCCCAACTTCATGCGTTCAGTGGTCTTGATCATCCGGCATGATGTCGAAGGTGCCTTTGGGCTGCTGATCAATCGACCGACACTTCGTCGCTTTCGCGAATTGGTCGAGATGAACCTTTCGACCGGCTCGGTGCGAGAGGACGATTTCATTTTTCAAGGCGGACCTGTCGATGGACCTCTGCTGGCTTTGCACGACTTGGCCGGCGTAGGGGAACCGTGTGGGCAGGCAGAACCCAAGAACGATGCCGAGTTCTACGGTCCGATGGAATCGCATTCACAGGGCGCCAAGCACACCGTGTTTGATCATCCCGCCGAACCTTGGGGATCGATGTCGATCGAGTTGGGCAATCCGCCGGCTTGGATCACCGGAGACGACGACCATTTGCGAATTTTGCTCCGCCGACCCGATGCGCGGGTCCGCTACGTCCATCAGTACAGCGGATGGGGACCTGGGCAGTTGGAGGACGAATTGGAAATGGGCGGTTGGCTGATCGGCGACGCAACCGCGGATTTGATCTTTGGCAACGTCGACGAGATCTGGGAAACCGCGGTGAAGCGATGTGGTCATGAGATCCTGGCGTCCATCTCTCCCGGCATTCGCTTTGTCGACCCGATCGTGAACTGA
- a CDS encoding ketoacyl-ACP synthase III, translating into MPYAQLDQIAVHLPERIETNAELAREFPRWDIPLIEEKTGIRQRHIAAENETSSDLAVAAAEKLFSEHGIDRGSIDFLMLCTQTPDYPLPTTSCLIQDRLGLSTGCGAFDFNLGCSGYVYGMAMADGLIQSGAARRILFITAETYSKYIDAEDRSLRTIFGDAAAATLITAAETPSMWGFKFGSDGSGGDMLLVGDGGTRVAEDAIQPRHRKRWKSRLYMDGPSLIEFTVEAIPRLVEEILAENGLSDGEIGKYLMHQATWKMLDQLRERMGVSPDRLPIELSDVGNTVSCTLPILIDQMRNRGGLDPKSVNMLVGFGVGLSWAGCLWKDQANG; encoded by the coding sequence GTGCCCTACGCTCAACTGGATCAGATCGCCGTTCACTTGCCCGAACGGATCGAAACCAACGCAGAACTTGCACGTGAGTTTCCGCGTTGGGACATTCCTTTGATCGAAGAGAAAACGGGAATTCGCCAGCGACATATCGCCGCTGAGAACGAAACCTCCAGTGATTTGGCGGTGGCGGCGGCGGAGAAGCTGTTTTCAGAGCACGGAATTGATCGCGGGTCGATCGACTTTTTGATGCTATGCACGCAAACGCCCGATTATCCGTTGCCCACGACGAGTTGTCTGATCCAAGACCGATTGGGTCTGAGCACCGGGTGTGGCGCGTTTGATTTCAATTTGGGCTGCAGCGGCTATGTGTACGGCATGGCGATGGCGGACGGGTTGATCCAGAGCGGTGCGGCTCGACGGATTTTGTTCATCACCGCCGAGACATATTCCAAATACATCGATGCGGAGGATCGCAGTCTACGAACGATCTTTGGCGATGCCGCCGCGGCGACGTTGATCACGGCGGCTGAGACACCATCGATGTGGGGGTTCAAATTTGGCAGCGATGGCAGCGGCGGCGACATGCTGCTGGTCGGCGACGGAGGGACTCGGGTCGCAGAGGATGCGATCCAGCCGCGACACCGAAAACGCTGGAAAAGCCGCTTGTACATGGATGGGCCGAGCCTGATCGAGTTCACCGTGGAGGCGATTCCCAGGTTGGTCGAGGAGATTTTGGCTGAGAATGGATTGAGCGACGGAGAGATCGGCAAGTACTTGATGCACCAGGCCACCTGGAAGATGCTCGATCAACTCCGGGAGCGAATGGGGGTTTCGCCGGACCGGTTGCCGATCGAGTTGTCGGACGTCGGCAATACGGTTTCGTGCACGCTGCCGATTTTGATCGATCAAATGCGAAATCGTGGCGGATTGGACCCCAAATCGGTTAACATGCTGGTGGGATTTGGAGTCGGTCTTTCGTGGGCCGGCTGCCTTTGGAAAGACCAAGCCAACGGTTGA